In Lates calcarifer isolate ASB-BC8 linkage group LG15, TLL_Latcal_v3, whole genome shotgun sequence, one genomic interval encodes:
- the LOC108899595 gene encoding vitelline membrane outer layer protein 1 homolog, whose protein sequence is MASLFAAVALLAVFSSGLCEEKTFLQRAGVAFNSRQYRSLLTVDNGEKFGNWTWPEMCPDKFFAVGFSVRVESNQYGADDTALNGIRLICAKDGNRSFLYSVESHTGYFGDWSQPQYCPSGMLTSFQIRVEPHQGLFGDDTAINNIKFRCSSNPMLEAPGMNWGEYGSWSQECRDGGICGIETKMEEYQYGLDDSTLNDVRFHCCNKPLQ, encoded by the exons ATGGCAAGTCTGTTCGCCGCTGTGGCCTTGCTGGCTGTGTTTTCCAGCGGGTTATGTGAGGAGAAAACCTTTCTGCAGAGAGCTGGTGTGGCCTTTAACAGCAGACAGTACAGATCTCTGCTCACTGTTGACAACGGAGAGAAGTTTGGAAACTGGACCTGGCCAGAGATGTGTCCCGACAAGTTCTTTGCTGTTGGCTTCAGTGTCAGG gTGGAGTCGAACCAGTATGGGGCAGACGACACTGCCCTGAACGGGATCCGCCTCATCTGTGCCAAAGACGGGAACCGAAGCTTCCTGTACTCTGTTGAGTCCCACACTGGCTA CTTTGGTGACTGGTCCCAGCCTCAGTACTGCCCCAGTGGCATGCTCACCTCTTTCCAGATTCGCGTGGAGCCTCATCAGGGTCTGTTTGGTGACGACACGGCCATCAACAACATAAAGTTCCGCTGCAGCAGTAACCCGATGCTGGAGGCGCCCGGCATGAACTGGGGAGAGTACGGCTCCTGGAGCCAGGAATGTCGTGACGGAGGAATCTGTGGCATCGAGACCAAGATGGAGGAGTACCAGTATGGCCTGGATGATTCCACCCTCAATGACGTCCGCTTCCATTGCTGCAACAAGCCTCTGCAG TAA
- the LOC108899536 gene encoding H-2 class II histocompatibility antigen, E-S beta chain: MMMIGLCFLCSLTISAVLFCTTPTGGYVYQMIYDCEYGDNITDMVFFVKNIFNQKLNNLYDSRVGRYVGFGEYGMKNADHFNSQAWKMALRKAQVETLCRYNARLFRRSTLDRKVPPIVRVRQTKPADYGERSMLECSVVGFFPQEVRVSWLRDGVEVTTDVSSTDVLANGDWSFQLHSYLELILKRGERVTCRVDHSSLKESLEVDWDTFSLDVKYLKMAVGISMLFIGFAVAAGGSVYYWWKQRFDFSPVGRQGQTSPCICEF, translated from the exons atgatgatgattggactttgttttctgtgcagtctCACAATTTCTGCTGTTCTGTTCTGCACTACACCAACAG GTGGCTATGTGTATCAGATGATATATGACTGTGAGTACGGTGACAACATCACAGACATGGTCTTCTTtgttaaaaacatatttaaccAGAAACTTAACAATCTATATGACTCTCGGGTTGGGAGGTATGTTGGCTTTGGAGaatatggcatgaaaaatgcaGACCACTTTAACAGTCAGGCTTGGAAAATGGCCTTAAGAAAAGCTCAAGTGGAGACTCTTTGCAGATACAACGCAAGACTGTTCAGAAGGAGCACACTGGATAGAAAAG TGCCTCCGATTGTCAGGGTCCGTCAGACCAAGCCAGCTGACTACGGGGAACGGTCCATGCTTGAGTGCAGCGTTGTGGGGTTTTTTCCTCAAGAAGTGAGGGTGAGCTGGCTGAGAGACGGTGTGGAGGTCACCACCGACGTGTCGTCCACAGATGTCCTGGCCAACGGGGACTGGAGTTTCCAGCTTCACTCTTACCTGGAGCTGATACttaagagaggggagagggtgACCTGCAGGGTGGACCACAGCAGTCTGAAGGAGAGCCTGGAGGTGGACTGGG aCACCTTTTCTCTGGATGTTAAATATCTGAAGATGGCGGTGGGGATCAGCATGTTATTTATTGGCTTCGCTGTAGCTGCTGGCGGATCAGTTTACTACTGGTGGAAACAGAG gtTTGACTTCAGTCCAGTTGGCAGACAAGGACAAACATCTCCATGTATTTGcgagttttag